DNA from Acidobacteriota bacterium:
GCGATTGCCCGATTTCAAAATAGACAAGAAGAAATTTTGGCGTTGTGTGGGTTGAAGGAGGCGGCATAAGTTACCTTAGCCTCTTCTTATTACTGAATAATGACGCACTTGTCCTGGAAATATTTATCTGAAAAGCTATAGCTCAGGATGTGGGATGCGCTTTAATTTGGAATGTGAAAGACCAGTTTATTGTGATGGTGAGTTGTCTTTTCTCAACGCGGAATGAAATTGCCTTTTTCCGGAGAAACATCACCATTCTCGGGCGGGCACTCACTCAGGAAAAGTCGTCAGAATTATGAACCACCAAAATTGTCATGACCAGGCCGGAATTATTTTGACGGAAGAGTCCATTCGACTCTTTGATCTTATTCCGTCACCAGTGGCGGTGGTGGGGCTGAACAAAGAGATTGTTTATGCAAATGCTGGTGTTTACCAACTGGCGCAACAGATTCGCCATGGAGAAAGTATTTCGGTTGTGGGCGACATGTTTTCTTCAGAGGTGGGGCAGGCAATTGAGCAGTTTATTGAATCTGGAGTCCAATTGGCGACCGTTTCGCTTTCAACCTCGGTGAGAGCACCGTCGCATTCTCCCAGTCTGCTTCAACTTTCCCGGCACGGCAGCACGTTTCTTCCCCATCAGGTGATATGTCTGGTCTTTCAGGAAATCCAAAACTCAGAGTCTGCGCCTCACCTGCCGGAAGGGTTTCTGGGCGGGTTGATCCAACATCTGCGAAATCCAGTGTTTGCAATGAGTTCAACCCTGGATGCTTTGGTGGCCAGATTTGGAATGACTCAAGATCAGGAACCGTTTCTGGCTGTATTGCGGGCTGAGCAGCGGCGATTAGTCAAGATGATGCAGGAAATTTTAGAATTTGAATCGCCATTGCCAGTTGAATTCTCAGAAATACCGTTTCTGACCACACTTCAGGTTGCGATTGATCATTGCCTGCCAGTTGCCAGCGAGCACACTATTTCCCTCGAACTTGCTGTATCTGATGATCTTCCATCCTTTCAACTGGATTCACAGGCGCTCCAACAAGCCTGGATTTTGCTGATCGAAGGGGCGATTCGGGCGTCGGCACCAACCCAAAAAGTCATTGTCCGTGCTTACCAGGAGAATTTTCAGTCACAACCAGGTGTAACGGTTGAGTTTTTGGATCATGGGGTATTTCTCAAAGATGGCAATCTGGCCCGATTTTGCGAGCCTTTTGTCTCAAAAAGATGCGGCGAATCTGGGCTTGGCTTTGCCATTGTGAAGCACATTGTTGATGCCCATTTTGGGAAACTTGAAGCCGCCAATTTGCCGGGCGGATTCGTCCAAATCAAAGTATGGCTTCCCGTGAAGAGAGAGCCGTCAACACATTTGGGGCTGAAAAAACCAGGGCTTGGGGCTGAGGGCTGAAGACTTCGGGCTGAAGAATTGGTTTTATTTCATCCCTCATCCTTCATCCCTCATCCCTTCTTTTGCTCCGAGCTTGCGAGTCTTTAGCCCTGAGCCCTGGTTTTTTCAGCTCATCTTCTTCAGAATTTCTTCTTTCCAGCTCAATGTAATCAATCCCTACCTCAGCGCATCTTCATCTGTTCAAGCAAAATCGTTTTGGAATGGAATCTTTGTATTAGAAAATAGTCAGGTCGTTCAATCAAAAAGACTTAGTGAACTACTGATGCCAGTTAAGAGTTGAAATTGAGACTTCAAAATCAACAACTTACAAACAGCAGATTGGACGTCTGAAATTTGAGATTTTGATAAGCCCTTTGTTTTCAACGAACGATTTTTTCAACCCTTAATTCGCATTACTGACTACTGACTACAAACTGGTGTCAAACAACCGATTTGCCATACCTGCGAATCAGAGTGATCACATTTCTCAAATCGGTCGTGTTTAGCCTGTCAATCCAATCCAGATAAGAAGTCTGTTCCTGAAACCAGGTTTCAGGATTGGGATCGGTGTCGAAAAAATATGAAATCTGTAAATTTTCAATGGGCCGGAAAAAGTGTTCGCCAGTGGGTCCTGAGCTTTCTGTGTTTGGGGATATGCGCTCCAGGCTGGATTTATCCTGCATTGGCTGGCCAGGACCAGGAACTGATTACCCGCAAACGTGTTATCGGCACTGGACCACAGTCCACTGTCGCCCAAGATCAGGAACCGCAAGGAATTGAAACCACCGCCGGAGGCATCATTACGGTTGAAGCTGAGTCACGCCAACTGACTTTTTCCGTCCTGGACCAACAGAATCGCCTGGTCAAGGGGATTACAGCCCAGGATTTTGAACTCCATGACGGCGGTGAACGCCAGGAAATTGATGTTTTTACGACTGGAAAAGGGTTGCCGGTGATGCTGGCGGTGGTGGTGGATATGAGTGCCAGCCAGGAATCGTTACTGACGGTTGAAAAGCGAGCAGTGGATGTTTTCTTCGATTCATTTTTTCGAGAAGGCCAGGACTACGGCGCCTTGCTGACCTTTCAGGGGACAACCACACTCGTAACTGGTCTGACGAGTAACCTGAAGCACTTGAAATCAGCTCTGGGGCGCATCGAACGCGAGCAACAATTCCGGGATGATGAGCCCGGTGGGATGCCTGAACTTGGTTCCAGTCTCTTTG
Protein-coding regions in this window:
- a CDS encoding HAMP domain-containing histidine kinase; translated protein: MNHQNCHDQAGIILTEESIRLFDLIPSPVAVVGLNKEIVYANAGVYQLAQQIRHGESISVVGDMFSSEVGQAIEQFIESGVQLATVSLSTSVRAPSHSPSLLQLSRHGSTFLPHQVICLVFQEIQNSESAPHLPEGFLGGLIQHLRNPVFAMSSTLDALVARFGMTQDQEPFLAVLRAEQRRLVKMMQEILEFESPLPVEFSEIPFLTTLQVAIDHCLPVASEHTISLELAVSDDLPSFQLDSQALQQAWILLIEGAIRASAPTQKVIVRAYQENFQSQPGVTVEFLDHGVFLKDGNLARFCEPFVSKRCGESGLGFAIVKHIVDAHFGKLEAANLPGGFVQIKVWLPVKREPSTHLGLKKPGLGAEG
- a CDS encoding VWA domain-containing protein, with amino-acid sequence MKSVNFQWAGKSVRQWVLSFLCLGICAPGWIYPALAGQDQELITRKRVIGTGPQSTVAQDQEPQGIETTAGGIITVEAESRQLTFSVLDQQNRLVKGITAQDFELHDGGERQEIDVFTTGKGLPVMLAVVVDMSASQESLLTVEKRAVDVFFDSFFREGQDYGALLTFQGTTTLVTGLTSNLKHLKSALGRIEREQQFRDDEPGGMPELGSSLFDAIEITSHEVLNGSAAQYILSQTRSTASNQQTQRAIRKAICVLTDGQDTSSSVRLKDVIQQAQDSGIAVFALGMGDRFRFGEVDQRMLSRLCERTGGMAFFPINEPELKGAFSKIVDELSSQYVVVYRPAGGTSDDSGFRGLKVTFPRRPDLKAIHSEGYAPGQ